gttcgtgaaaaccatgcccaaacgtgtacgtgtatgttggttcaacattgtaacccaaaaggttaaccatatgagcatttcatattaaccttgttcttcttcaccataactagttcaattgactcaaatgaactagttaaagagttgtttaatttctatgagatcttatgtgactacacaagacacaattgaaacaaagatgattcgattcgattgaatcggctcatgaacattatagccacggtttgcataaagcattccttagtaatttaatgtttcatgttcagagcacatctttagatcataacctcttaagttcacaaacaagttcgcggacttaagttaatcggttgagttttttaaacttagcagaaattctcggaaagaaaacttccgccagttcgcggactgggttcgcggactgagttcgcggacttagcacacaaacgagtatttggaaaatcccagcagaaattctcggtcgagaacttccgatagttcgcggacttggaaagccaattccacaatcctcccgatttctcttgatcaacaaagttcgaaaacttcggttcaaggaatacatggttatgtaatctagactctcatttcaatcattgagacattcttagaggatgctatgtagccgttattcacagaccgattcacgtcagagcaattctcaaagtgattgaaacatttcatgactttcgtcactaggtgaagataaacttgatcaaagtgaaatgctttaccaacacacgatttcaagataaaatataagcaatgaatgctcagctcgaaatgtcaaattcgTATGATctggtctatatagcatacgacttttgtctcataagaagtaggagatagaagagatagacttttcagtgatagataagttcaagtatccacatacctttttgttgatgaagttccacggttccttgtatagatcttcgtcggtgtatgatgaatcgccatgaagtccttgagctcaactacacttttctatcctagtccgagacttagttatgtaggctagaaatcaagacttatagttttgatcactaacattgacaaacatgcttgagatagcaacacatgcgaggttgaccgagctatgctctaacaatctccccctttgtcaatttagtgacaaaactattaatacatatggaatacaaaaaagataaactttagtggctcctattccatagtctaatcttcaacattccttgaaatcttcgtccttccaagtactccaatgatcccaaaggttgtaagtttagcaccatcgttgttgaagatccgtagctataacaatgagagaaatcgagattctcgatcattattatacagtgtcatagtattattatataacatcaaagtacaattgtatcacgactttaacataatactacggtgatatgtatcaccccctccccccccccccctagtcaatactccatctcgatcatggaaaccactcccccttacacaatgatccgaaaaccatatatatttgtagtgtgaactacaatatttctccccctttttatcaataaaattggcaaaggtacaagaatgggatcataatgaaatttccacaagagacatttcatgacaaaaaaaaaaaatacataccaacttaatttagatgcaatctaatagccgaagctaatagcattcatcaaggagttttaagatacaagataacccctataaaattccatagccgcacttcccgcaagatattaccattaagcacaagttcaaaagaactctcccccatttgatgtcattcccgagggaacaacaagagcgaccttaatttcaaaaaaaaaaggattttttatcggacaccaaaaaccataggaatgattttctatatccaaagctcaaccaaataaatcacaagtaaactcatgattaattcaattggaatacgcaactaaatcaaaccacaaaattgatcaatttagttgaaagtgctcaacataagtaaactcacggagctacgactaagtcaatcacacggatatgactaacttaaccgttcaaatactcaacataagggaaaccttacggaatatatgactacattaaccaaagaacatgatagtgtagcctttcatatactcaacatcagaacttatggaatatatgaaaactcaactagattaattacaagagaacctataattaatctaattggaatacaaataaccaaactaatcaccgaagtaatcaatttaattattttgggctcaacataagagaacttatggaaccccgactaagttcatcatagaatatgacaaccttaaccgtacatgtactcaacataagaaaaaaaacttatggagtactaactaaataaccaaactagttgattaatttagttcctaatgatcgacatataacatcttatggaacaaccaacaaagccaaggtaaatcgacttagttgtaaggtgctcaacataagacacacaatggagccttcacggtaaaacataataaaatggatcaatgaagatcaatatcgtggataacatacaaggatctattctcttttccatcataatgacataatagactttatccttgttgaacaaaagattttatcctattttccatcaaattaatgattacataggcttaacttttgtatatgtcaaaagtccattcgtcctttcatcaatacgaataccgatttgtgaacgaatttacttttgactgcaatatgggaccttcaagttcacggacgtgaacaatacatatcccataaaaatattgcaataaacatcatcctccaaatatttttagaatttaataaccaataaacctaaaaaataacacaagaagatgaaaacaaaaatagctatgtgtagtcacaatcatcgctattcaaagcactagttattcttccaactaatccaaaaagaagacatactaggcaaacagCTAGAACCAAGTTCAGACGAAAAGCTAAAACCTGTCTGCAACCAGGGACtgaacaagaacgagttcctcagttgccttccttagttcgtcttttaggtagtctagattacgtgttgcgataccaagttgttcgcgAACGACCTTAAAGTCCCCAATCAGATTTCCTACcaattgtgaagaaatctgaactggcagtttgtcttcgttttcatgatcaagtgcatgaaagcatgagatattaataggacatagctcaacatcatcaaccttgtttcttccctccattgtgcaccaaaaatacttttagaaaatctttttgcacctttgaacacaatatatataaggaattccatcaaGCCCTATGATACATGAcattcgtgagggttggtgcaaGTACTAGAGAAACGGGCCTGTGATAGACCAGGAAgcccaaaataaaagaaatagatgttgaggagaaAACGGAATAAAGTAACAAAAAAcgcagtacaatcctgacagctttctcaagacgaaaaatcctaagaatcaagagcatccctttttaataggacaaaaattaaaaagagatgcaacatgaacatgtcagggtgtaataggatgagcatcttgctcatcattgtttacttcttatttttccttttcatcggtatttaacaaaatacctggtttagttgaagaagtattatcaagagaagatttagaagtacctgggttaataacattccatgttttcttgatattctgtCTCAGTatgtttatgtgaatcttcagatcagagactcgattgttgacatgtaagaagttTGAATTGGACGTCTTGGATTCATAGTCCTTTTTGAGATCATTAGAGGAACTTGACTCGTTTTTCTTTCTCctgttcctttttctccttccagactgatttacaaccctgtcacacttttgctgtttttccttccaccattgCAGGTATCCTTCGGTTTGAATACATAATTAGGAAAAGCCCTATCACAATATGTCCCAGGAatgattccaatctgtgatataggtttaacaacttctttggacatccaagtaagaatgttgtgaattttttcattcctaatctgaagacgacaccttcgctcagagtgtcTTTTGTTTCCGCAGTGATAGCAGTTGAAGGACCTAcgttcagtagttctcttttgagcatTTTTAGAAGAAGTAGACTCCTTGTTTTTACAAGCTGATACAGGTTCTTCAGatggagaaatattaacagctttaacaaaatcagtcttaccactgttaggagcatctattcctttatGTCCCAGACCACatttatcatgatgttctttacaggctcccagcacagaagacagttttgtagagctagaaccgaacctatgtagattttcttccagtgattttaccttattaacaGCAGaagtgagtttggtttccaaggatttctctttgataagaaaactgcgttctttgtcattgaaacacttctgttgagattcacatcttgatTCACATTCGGCAACCCTCTCTTTTAAtatacagaggttacgaagaagattatcacattcagatttttttgagcgaacctcttcttcatgatctttaatgGTAGATTGTAGCAGTTTGTATCCatcatcataacctttgaagagttttctcaactttctgatttcttgacagagaggactcatatactttctcaagcaagcagttgtccttgtttccttcaattcacgattaaacaacttgatgtattgagaaacttcctcatcaagactctgtTCCTCTTCTGAATCATTGTCATCTAAAATATCATCCAACTAtttatcaagagattttttccattTGAATGCAGATTCGGCAGAAGAAGACGAGGAGGAGTTTTTCTCAAAGGTTTCAGATCTCTGAAGCTTATCTGAATAACcatgaactgatgttgcgttatcagagatagtactcttgcccatagagtcagatcgctacaaacacagactgatgaggtcttaaacgtgttttcctgctctaataccaattgaaaaagcgggggtctaacaacaccacccaatatctcggttagcaatctgtatggactaactccgaaatattttgctagagaatcaactagacagtcagactcaatttatataaaagtatctcaaggagttaatatctctctcttgatttgatttttactcaagctaatctttatcaaatacaaggaatacttggacggtaccaaagaccaatatccaaggatcaataaatatcaatcaacaaccaaaggttggatttccaattgatgatcacgaacgcacaacctgtattatttcaattatataaaatataatgcggaaaagaaataatacagacaccagaaattttgttaacgaggaaaccgcaaatgcagaaaaaccccgagacctagtccagattgaatacacactgtattaagccgctacagacactagcctactgcaaactaactcggactggactatagttgaaccccagtcagtctcccaccgatccaaggtacagttgtactcctacgcctctgatcccagcaggatactgcgcacttgattcccttagctgatctcacccacaaccaagagttgttgtaacccaaaatcacagacttgataataaacagatccgtctcacgcaaaaaagtctataagaggataaatctgtctcccacaaatgaaccataggttttgttccgtctttagatctaaaatccaggtaacaggaaccaattgataatccggtcttatattctcgaagaacaacctagattaatcaatcacctctctacaatccttcctgactacacaagtggattgtcgaggaatcacaaacagtgacacGAAcaagtttgtgacttctttatctttcctatcggagaaatctcacgatctcaagccaatcaatcgattgtactcgtatgatagaagatgcaagatcagatcacacaactacgataaagtagtatcggtctggcttcacaatcccaatgaagtctttaagtcgttaacctgattttagagaaaatcaaaggttaatggagatcgactctagcgggagcactagtagcacacagacgtgtggggattagttttgcacaatgctagatgtctcctttatatagccttcaaatcagggttttgccttagttacaaagcaatgcttattcaccgttagatgaaaacctgatttagattcaagctaatatttgtcaatcgttagatcgaaaacttagcttgtcacacacacttgggtagacgtttactgggttcgtgaaaaccatgcccaaacgtgtacgtgtatgttggttcaacatagtaacccaaagaggttaaccatatgagcatttcatataaccttgttcttcttcaccataactagttcaattgactcaaatgaactagttaaagagttgttcaattgctatgagatcttatgtaactacacaagacacaattgaaacaaagatgattcgattcgattgaatcggctcatgaacgttatagccacggtttgcataaagcattccttagtaatttaatgtttcatgttcgtagcacatctttaaatcataacctcttaagttcacaaacaagttcgcggacttaagttaatcggttgagttttccaaactcagcagaaattctcgaaaagagaacttccgccagttcgcagactgggttcacggactgagttcgcgacttagcacacaaacgagtatttggaaaatcccagcagaaattctcggtcgagaacttccgacagttcgcggacttggcaagccaattccacaatcctcccgatttctcttgatcaacaaagttcgaaaacttcggttcaaggaatacctagttatgtaatctaaactctcatttcaatcattgagacattctcagaggacgctatgtagccgttattcacagaccgattcacatcagagcaattctcaaagtgattgaaacttttcatgactttcgtcactaggtgaagataaacttgatcaaagcgaaacgctttaccaacacacgatttcgatataaaagataagcaatgaatgctcagctcgaaatgtcaaatgtgtatgagcTAGTTTAtacagcatacgacttttgtctcataagaagtaggagatataagagatagacttttgagtgatagataagttcaagtctccacatacgtttttgttgatgaagttccacggttccttgtatagatcttcgtcgttgtatgatgaatcgccatgaagtccttgagctcaactacacttttctatcctagtccgagatttagctatgtaggctagaaatcaagacttatagttttgatcactaacattgacaaacatgcttgagataacaacgcatgcgaggttgaccgagctatgctctaacagtaaccgatcacaagctacctctggGAAGCAAGGAGTAACCAGTCACAACCTGGTTTGGGAAACATGGTATAATCGATTACAAtttacattgtgaggttggtacaaccgatctcaaggagcaaaaccgagtttccaatattcacatatctctttatgttttgtgtgaaggTTGGAATTGGGGTTTGCTGAGAaccttctagatgtcgacattatttgaacatgtacataactcttatcattaattgttcaaagaattccttgatactcaagttaATCCCTTGTCCGAAAAAGTGAAAAACATTTAAttgtgattttcatcatatatgttttaattaccagcaattaaagccatggaaaatattattagttaatgtgctagactaataataaaagttttctatgagagttttcagaaatatggtttggcatttatGTGGAAATAGGAAAACTTGAATTAGGCACTTTAatgagaatatcttgagaatattttcgattttggaatttccttgttgtccaaacaaccttggtgtataaatacttgagtttgcatatcttgcaaactatcataagagccaaacaaacttcattcttgtttgtttttctggtggagccgtctatctggagaggaaagtaccataattaagtgaaatctcttacgaccgctcgtttaaagacttatgtggtatCAAAAAGATCTACaagtaccgttgatgggaaacttgataattgcattgttattatagctttcgattattgatttgactaACCGTTGTCGAAACTTTGATTgctcctagtttgtttattcttgagaatcttctcttctgatataaggtcactaaaactagatcaaagtattgtaggatctttagaaccattttcggatctaaagatatcttgtgataatccattgttaacagactccgtcctgtgcgtaattgatcacaagaggtttcaagtggtgttgtggaGGTTATTGAAGACAAACGAAGATTTTAAGACGATGgagtttttcttattagttttcatatcttgtgaattgtgtggaCAAatcttgatcgtctgggatccaactagaatcgtgtttatctttgatagacttgattgattagttgcgtgatatcggcatcaccttatagtttctaaGGAGCGAGACACTAATACATTTTCTTCTCCAGTACTACGAGGGGAAAATGAATTATGAAGCATAAATTAAGAAACCTTGGAGACATGAATCGGGTTTCCAGCTCCTGAGGACCAGTCTACAATCCAGAggtgaataatgatgatggaTCTACTCAAAACACTCAACCTACTCAAGAAAGTCAACATATCCAAAACACTTAAGCTCGTACTTCCGCTCTAGTAAGTGTGGATGCATATTTAAAAGATATGACAATGTTTGGGAGCTCATCATCTACCCTTGGTTCTGAAACCTCAGACATGTCGCGTAGAAGACGTTATTTCGACCAAACAGATAATGTTAGAGGTGCAGGGAGAGATTCTTCCAAATGAAAGGCTCGTGAGGCTATAACATCGAAGAGAACATATGACAAAATTGATAAGCTCATCGAACTTATTGAAAAAGCTCAAGCACAAAGGGTTTCCAAGTATGAAACAAATGAAAAGTACCTTAAAAAGAACATGGAAAACACTATAATCTTGGCACAAACCCAACAAAGATAAGCTGACTTGAAATTAGAAGTTAATTTAGAAGTAGAATTTTAttttcaatgtactttttttaatttttagaagtagaattttattttcaatgtatttttttaatttttagaagtggaattttaatttcaatgtacttttctaatttcttcaaaaaaacatTGTAACCTTATTTTGCAATGTAAtgaaagaattccttagtttggtaaattttcaatttttgaaacAAACAACCGTTAAAACAAATTGTCAAACATTtcgaaattcaaaatttgaaaacataTCCGTTGGTGGTGTAACGGGAGTGTGAGAAAACATGGTTAAATACACATATAATTACTGCTGGTGTAAACTCGGTGTAGGAAAAAAAGGGTCAAACTTTGGTTGCGCGTTTCAGTTCAGGGTAGAATAGGCGCGCGTTTCCGTTCCGCGCAGACTGTCTGCGATGTACCATTCAACGCAGATACCGTGGAATATTCCACTgtacgctgaaccaaacagcgaaAAGTTGTTTTTCTCCGCGCTGAACCATTCAATGAAACTACCTCACCACTATTTCACATGCGAGATATATCCAGAAAAAGAAGTAGTGTTAAAGCATATGCAACACTTTTTATGTAATCTGCAACATTTTTTTTCTAATCTAATAGccaaatctagcccataggacttagtcGCATCTAGATTGGCAACTAGAATAACCATCTAAGTTTTATTGTCATTCCAGTCTAGCTAGATGCGCTGAATGAAACAACGAAAACTATATGCGCTGAATGGAACGATGAAAAGTAGAATTAGGTTGCGATGAATGGAACAATGCAACCATCTCGGTCATTGGaccaaaaaataaatcaatttgcgctgaaccaaacaacaaAAAGTTGATTTTCTCTGTGCTGAACTGTTCACCGAAACTATCTCGCTACTAGTTGGAATGTGAGATATACCTAGAAAGAGAAACGGTGTTAAAAAATATGCAACGGTTTTTGTGTAATCTAGCCGCCAAATCTAGCCCACCGGACTTAGTTTCAAAAAACCGGTCTATAGTCATCTTGGTGTGGGAATGGACCCAACCAACGTGCAGCTTTAAGTACAACTCATGGTAATGTCCATTGAACTTTCACCAGTCTCACGAGTCACAGGCAAAAACTGTATACATCATCGTCGTCTTTTTGATTCTGACCAGATAATCTCCCCacgtataaaattaaaaaccgcGTCATGACCTTTTGTTGGTTGCATCTCTTACTTAGTTGCACTCACCACCGTTAGATTAGATAAACACCACACGTGTTTTTTGTCTTAAAGTGAAATTCCTCTCTGAAAAAGTTAAAtcagaaaatgaaaaggaaaatCCCTCCGTTTCCTTCCCCATCTATAAAATCTCGCCCCTAAAATAAATCCTCTCCTCACTTTCAATTTCCCCCAATTAGAAAACACAAAATCAACAATCCTCCATTCTCTTTCTTACTCACCCTTCATTTCTTTCGCCGGAGTAAGTCCCCTTCATGGACACTCGCCGGCGGAATACCATCACCACCAGCAAACCACCACGTCCTTCTTCCCTCACAAATCTCCATCAAATGAAGACCGTCGTTGATAACAAAGACATAAGAAAAAGAGGCGGAGGACCATTACAAGAACAACCACCTAGATCACCAAAAGCGTCAGATGCATTACCTCTACCTCTGTACCTAACGAACGGTGTATTCTTCACCTTATTCTTCTCAGTCGCTTACTTCCTTCTACATCGATGGCGTGAGAAGATCCGTTCATCAACACCTCTTCATGTCGTTACTTTATCTGAAATTGCTGCAATTGTTTCTCTCATCGCttcttttatttatcttttaGGGTTTTTTGGTATTGATTTCGTTCAATCTGTCTCTACTCGAGAAGACGAAAACGAAAATGAACATCATCAATTCCTTATCGAAGAAGATGATAGGAAACGTCCAGGGCCGTGTCCTGCTTCTCTTGATGATTGTACCACTGCTCCTTCTTTACCACCATTGATCACACCTTCAtccgaagaagacgaagaagtcaTTAAATCCGTGGTTTCAGGGAGTTTACCATCGTATTCGTTGGAATCTAAGCTAGGGGATTGTAAAAGAGCAGCTTCGATTCGAAGAGAAGCGTTGCAAAGAATGACAGGAAGATCTCTAGATGGATTACCGTTGGAAGGATTTGATTATGAATCAATTTTAGGGCAATGTTGTGAAATGCCAGTTGGATATGTTCAGATACCTGTTGGTATTGCTGGTCCGTTGTTACTTGATGGGAGAGAATATTCAGTACCAATGGCTACTACTGAAGGTTGTTTGATTGCTAGTACAAACCGTGGGTGTAAAGCGATTTACGTTTCTGGGGGTGCTACTAGTGTTCTGTTACAAGATGCTATGACAAGAGCACCTGTTGTTAGGTTTGGTACTGCAAAAAGAGCTTCTGAGCTCAAATTCTTTATGGAAGATCTTAACAATTTCGATACCTTGGCTCACGTTTTTAACAagtaagttttctttcttcttatttgtGGAGTTCCGTGGATTTGTTGAGTGTGTCTGATTTTTGCTAATTTTGATTGTAAGTTTGGTTTTATTTGGGTTAAATTTATCGTTTTCATTATGACCTCAAATTACCAAATTTTGATTTGAATCTGTCGGTGGTTAGATTTGTTTACGTAATTGagattttattcttttattaCGGTAAAGTTGTGTTAATTTAAGATTTTTGGGTTTGACGTATGAAGTTTGAGATGAAAATTTTATAAAGGGGCAATTTGTTTTGGCTTGGTAAGGGTGGGCACTTGTTTGGTTTTTGTACTAATTGATGTTATTGTCAATATTTTACAGATCTAGCAGAtttggaagactccaaaaagttcAGTGTGCTATTGCTGGCAAGAATCTATACATGAGATTCAGCTGCAGCACAGGGGATGCAATGGGGATGAACATGGTTTCTAAAGGTGTTCAGAATGTTTTGGATTTTCTTCAAGCTGATTTTCCCGACATGGATGTTATCGGAATATCTGGTTCGTTCTCTTTCCGAATCCTGTGACCACCCTCATACCTACCAGATTGTTTTTGACTGTCTGTAATCTATTTGGAAAGTTTTACTTGTATAATTTGGTGATGTATcactttcgttttttttttccttgcatctatgggttttgatttttctttggatTCATTTGTAGGGAACTTTTGTTCCGATAAGAAACCAGCTGCTGTGAACTGGATTGAAGGACGTGGTAAGTCGGTTGTATGCGAGGCAATTATCAAGGATGAAGTAGTGAGGAATGTGTTGAAGACTACAGTTCCAGCTTTGGTAGAGCTTAACATGCTCAAAAACTTGACTGGTTCTGCCATTGCTGGTTCTCTTGGTGGATTTAACGCTCATGCCAGCAACATCGTGTCTGCTGTCTTCATTGCCACTGGACAGGATCCAGCCCAGAACATAGAGAGCTCTCACTGCATCACCATGATGGAAGCTGTTAATGGTGGAAAAGATCTTCACGTCTCTGTCACCATGCCTTCCATCGAGGTAAACTTTTATTATAGAGGCTTAAACATGCCTACTTGTAGGTGCTTTTTTTTAGGCATCCAAATTAATAATGGTATCTTTATCCTTAGAACTGCACAGGATATTCCAGCTTAGGTCCTTAGGAGTGTTTAAAAAATAAACTTGTGTAGGGTTTTTATCTCAAACTTAGCTTATAGTTTTGACTTGATGTGTACTTGATATAAAAATCTAACCCTTTAAAGAGAGGAAACGCATTCAGGCTGGTTGAATGAGTAAAACTCACACAAGTTAGATAAAATGgcttaaaagaaaaacaaacactaCCTCAAGTTTGAATTATTAAACAGCTTATTGCCTGTTATTGGATTCGGGAAACAACTAACTGGACTTGATTCTACTCAACCACCAGTCATGAAGAGTTAGGAAATTTGTGATGGGTCCAAGAAGAAACTTAGGTTGAGTTCAGAGATTCTAAATTATTTACGAATTGTCTTAGACATTTAGTTGGCAGTGTTTTGTCATATAAATACAGTAGTACATTATAGAAATCATTCCTTTCCTTGCCGAacttccattcttttccttcaaaTGGGCTTGGATGTACTTTTACTGGATGAATGAAAGG
This is a stretch of genomic DNA from Papaver somniferum cultivar HN1 chromosome 1, ASM357369v1, whole genome shotgun sequence. It encodes these proteins:
- the LOC113299434 gene encoding 3-hydroxy-3-methylglutaryl-coenzyme A reductase 1-like encodes the protein MDTRRRNTITTSKPPRPSSLTNLHQMKTVVDNKDIRKRGGGPLQEQPPRSPKASDALPLPLYLTNGVFFTLFFSVAYFLLHRWREKIRSSTPLHVVTLSEIAAIVSLIASFIYLLGFFGIDFVQSVSTREDENENEHHQFLIEEDDRKRPGPCPASLDDCTTAPSLPPLITPSSEEDEEVIKSVVSGSLPSYSLESKLGDCKRAASIRREALQRMTGRSLDGLPLEGFDYESILGQCCEMPVGYVQIPVGIAGPLLLDGREYSVPMATTEGCLIASTNRGCKAIYVSGGATSVLLQDAMTRAPVVRFGTAKRASELKFFMEDLNNFDTLAHVFNKSSRFGRLQKVQCAIAGKNLYMRFSCSTGDAMGMNMVSKGVQNVLDFLQADFPDMDVIGISGNFCSDKKPAAVNWIEGRGKSVVCEAIIKDEVVRNVLKTTVPALVELNMLKNLTGSAIAGSLGGFNAHASNIVSAVFIATGQDPAQNIESSHCITMMEAVNGGKDLHVSVTMPSIEVGTVGGGTALSSQSACLNLLGVKGAHKESPGSNARLLATIVAGSVLAGELSLMSAISAGQLVKSHMKYNRSSRDITEVGSS